In Hylaeus volcanicus isolate JK05 unplaced genomic scaffold, UHH_iyHylVolc1.0_haploid 12237, whole genome shotgun sequence, the genomic stretch tatgttatcaAGTTGGAAATCCACAAAACAGAATCGCAACAAAGTGTGAACGGTCTCTtaccaataaaatttaatcagaaTATACACTCTGGTAGtaaagatttcatttattcaaaaattgtcatcaatttttctatcgCATATCAATAGAACAACCACAAAGTCATTCCTCAATAAACATAAATCAAAGGTACTTTTGTTCTGGCATtgtattcaaacattttttgaattttactttctatcTCAAGTAGTTTAAGTCGTTCTGCCTCTCCCTTAGCAAAACCTTACCCAGGGTAAGCTTGGAAGAACAACTTAAAAgagattaaatatttgtttttagtaaCGCAAAAGATATGGATCAATTAGAAGGCAAATTGTACGCGATCCGAAAAAGAATGAACActggtttatttttcatttcttttatcttttagAGTGcaacaaaacaaagaaatacaaCAATTATTAGAGTATGTCTTTAAAAtgcatcaaatttttttttcatgttaatGAACAGGCAAAGAATAGTTTTAGAAACTGAACTCGCGGCTTTTCGTGGAAGTAAAAACGTATCCAGGTTACAATCTAATTGATTGCTAGCGCTTCATTCGCAATctttaactttttaaattagtgATGCAATGCTTCATACCATGGTCAATTCTCCATCGCCACATCACCGAAAATTCACACAGGTATGCAAGAccttttttctcaaaaaccgGTTTCAATTAAACTTGGTAATGATGTCTTTGCGTGATAGATTGAACACGCATCGGAAGATCAGCCTTTAGGGTGTATAACACGGGACGAGCCCAGTGGTGTACCAGAAGACAAAACCATAAATCcagatttaaagaaaaagaagaagagcgGACAAAAATGGTTTTCTTTTACACGTTACAAGAAAGATTCAAAAAAGtcaaatgaaaacaatacggAATTAATACTTGATGATTTATCAAAAccaggtgaaaaaaaaagccattattcactttatttttgtatctagCATGTCattgttttgttatttttaataaaaaagctTCTAGTGATAATGTacctttaataaaaaatgaaaattctctgCAAGctaaaaaaatagaacagaCCGATCCAGAGGCGTTTGACGTCGACACTTCTATGATCACTTCGCTACAGCGAAATCTTGCTTATGTGACCAATTCGAATGCTTTACTCCAATCAGAAATTCAAGCCTTAAAACTAGAATTACAAACACAGTTTACTCAACATGTAcgtcttttgttttaaaaaattctttttaaaaaaaaatagtttttaatttttgttaaggaACTGATACAAAGTTGTTTAGGGGAAACGAATAAGATTCTTCTACCTATTCCTTTTGGTACGTGAATCACTATGATTATAAATCGATTATTTGGTATATTGGttagataaagaaaaaacaccTGACCAATTACAGTTGTTGTTTGAGGTTCAAGCCAGAGCTTTGGAAAAacttagtttaaaaaatacaatgcTTCAAAATAGGCTAGTTCATGAACAAAATAC encodes the following:
- the LOC128883871 gene encoding uncharacterized protein LOC128883871 isoform X6 — its product is MAADTSSNTSSNDFLVNDNGDFLNTQNTQEDIHSFHPKLSNTAIQSTQSQLFQTPYFTNRNIAYHSRVPPSPRDHSPHSEQGNEPKQWEDENRRYKLEIHKTESQQSVNGLLPIKFNQNIHSEQPQSHSSININQSSLSRSASPLAKPYPGNAKDMDQLEGKLVQQNKEIQQLLEQRIVLETELAAFRGSKNVSSDAMLHTMVNSPSPHHRKFTQIEHASEDQPLGCITRDEPSGVPEDKTINPDLKKKKKSGQKWFSFTRYKKDSKKSNENNTELILDDLSKPASSDNVPLIKNENSLQAKKIEQTDPEAFDVDTSMITSLQRNLAYVTNSNALLQSEIQALKLELQTQFTQHFLIFVKELIQSCLGETNKILLPIPFDKEKTPDQLQLLFEVQARALEKLSLKNTMLQNRLVHEQNTRTSKILENDKPDQNLLNKCTTENEKPLESGLRETYQETLASLLREKNTVALLEEKVRKLQTLLKEEKQRFTVSVEALKSEINKYKVLSGNLVRKCETTQNELCKERVHHLEETKQYEEKLRCLKNAYSRASPVKSLIDLSLTKTNEHFMDAPHNHVYSGSDDGTVPKQVP